A DNA window from Lepidochelys kempii isolate rLepKem1 chromosome 9, rLepKem1.hap2, whole genome shotgun sequence contains the following coding sequences:
- the LOC140917508 gene encoding uncharacterized protein, which yields MLDLISCCGEEAVQCQLHLSHRNYDTFGQISKDMMERGHDRYALQCRVKVKELRNAYRKAREANSHSGAALATCHFYKELDVILGGDPTSTLSNTMDTSEPSSTRQEEQSGSKGAEVEEDPPESLDACSQELFSSQEESNQSQWLVLGEGQTPEEVPDATLRSQPSMLSPAERLQRIRKRPHRSKEDMLHEVMQHSSNENQKVQEWWDSERRICQQNEERWHKSMVLR from the exons ATGCTGGATCTCATCAGTTGTtgcggggaggaagctgtccagtgcCAGCTGCACctcagccataggaattacgataccttcgggcaaATATCaaaggacatgatggaaaggggccatgaccggtacgcactgcagtgcagggttaaagtgaaggagctgcggaatgcctaccgcaaagcccgcgaggcaaacagccactccggtgctgcccttgcaacctgccatttctacaaagagctggatgtgatacttgggggcgaccccacctccactctgagtaacaccatggacacttcagagcccagttcaacaaggcaggaggagcaaagcgggagcaagggtgctgaggtggaggaagaccccccggaatccctagatgcatgcagccaggagctgttctcaagccaggaggaaagtAACCAGTCGCAgtggctggtgcttggggaaggacaaacaccagaggaggttcccg atgcaaccttgagatctcagccatccatgCTATCAccggctgaaagactccaaagaatcagaaagaggccacatagaagcaaggaagacatgctgcatgaagtaatgcagcattcaagtaatgaaaatcaaaaagtgcaggagtggtgggacagtgaaaggaggatctgtcagcagaatgaggagcgctgGCACAAAAGCATGGTGCTGCGGTAG